The Lactococcus allomyrinae genomic interval GTTAGCTAGATTAGAAGTTTGTAATCTTCAAAAGCTATTTTATAATAGAAGAATTATGATAAATGGAATCCCTAACTATAAGAATAACTGTATAGAAGAAAATACTCTTTTAGAAATAAAAGGTATACAATCAAAGCATAATCAAGTCTCAGTTGTTTATAAAGAAACTCGAATTAAAAATTGTAGATTATTTATAAGCAGACTTGTTGGGTTTGTTCATATTGCCCCTGTCATATCGATGACAAAAATTTTGCGACCAAATGACTTAGTAATGACCATTGAAGAGCTAGATGTTTTAAATGAGGTGCACATGGAACAAAGCGGTAAAATTGAAGCAGTATATGTTGAAGAAAATCAATTTGTAATGTATGGAACTCCGTTACTCTTGATAAGATGTCTTGATAGTAGCTAGTAAATAAAGTCCGAAATATTTATATAACCTCATTATTCTGTGAAACAAAAAGTGCATTTTAATTCAACCATTTCATCGGGATTAATCCTGCACCTATTTATGATTTTTTTGGATAACATTTGAAAGTGTAAATCATCACCTCTCAGGGTAAAAAGGAGTGAGAGACTAAATGAAAACTCATATAATAGTCTTTGGCATTGACAAGCTCACGAGCGGGATATGATATAGTAAAACTACAGAATATTGTAGTGAGTGAAAAGCTCTCAACTTTTTTGGGTTTACTACAAATTTCTATAAGTTTCGGAAAAATTAGTGTTTTTCGTACACTTGTATGACTTAAAAATCGCACGGTTGAGCGATTCTCTCTTAATGAGGAATAAAAAAGGCTAAAAAACGCAGATTGTGACAAAATTATGAGAAAATGAGAACGTTTTTAATGGTTTGTGTGCTCATTTCAGGTATATAGGAAACATATAAAATATATATATAAAACATATATAATTTATTGAAGTTTTGACAAATCTGTGAGATAATTGGGTTGTGGAAGTTTGGGGTATAATGATGGAGAAACAGACAGAATTATTTGAGGAAAAGACAGAAATTGCACCAATTACTGTCAAAGAGAGTTTAAAAGCTGAAGCGATGGCTTATGCAAAATCCCAGGGCTTGAATCTTTCCTCTTGGACAAGAAATTTATGGATCAAAGAAATAGAAAAGGCAAAAAAACGTTAGTTTGGCATTGATTTCCTTGAATTTCTTGTTCCGTGTGGTATAATAAAAGTAAAGAAAAGGACTTGCGCTAACAAGCCCTAATGTAGCCGATTAAAAGTCGGTGGCCGTATTGATTACAAGAACCGTTAACTCGCCAAAGTTGAGACGGTTCTTATTTTTTTGCTATCTTTTCGATTAACAAAACGATAAATGTAAGCAAACTAATCAGTAAACCGCAAGCTGCGATGACTAACATTGCTACACTCATCATAAGAGCGCTCCTTCCTGTCAGATTTTGAACTTACATACATAAGCCTCACCTCACTTTCAGAGCCACCGTCTATTAAAAACATCTACAATCATTATTATAACAAAAAAGCACTATACAAGCGAGAATACTTGTATAGTGCTTTGCTTTTTAAAAAGGTAAATCGTCGTCGTTGATTGTCATTGGTTCTGAGCTTGCAAATGGATCATGAGGATCTGCAGGAGAAGTTTGTTTTCCAGTGCTTTGAGTTGCTGCAGGTTGAGGTGTTTGTACATTCCCTCTGTCTTGACGACTTTCGAGCATTTGGAAACTGTCCGCAACTACTTCAGTCACGTAAATGCGTTGGCCTTGTTGATTTTCATAGTTTCGTGTTTGAATACGCCCAGTGATACCAATTAGAGCCCCTTTTTTAGCCCAATTTGCTAAATTTTCAGCTTGCTGCCGCCAGATGACGCAGTTAATGAAATCGGCCTCGCGGTCACCGTTCGCATTTTTAAATTGGCGGTTGACTGCTAATGAGAAGGTTGCGACTGCTTGGTTTTGTGGTGTGTATCGGAGTTCAGGGTCACGTGTTATCCGCCCCACCAAAGTGACATTATTTATCATATTAACCCTCTTTTCTTATTTTAATATAGTATAGCAAATCA includes:
- a CDS encoding biotin/lipoyl-binding protein; translated protein: MINGIPNYKNNCIEENTLLEIKGIQSKHNQVSVVYKETRIKNCRLFISRLVGFVHIAPVISMTKILRPNDLVMTIEELDVLNEVHMEQSGKIEAVYVEENQFVMYGTPLLLIRCLDSS
- the ssb gene encoding single-stranded DNA-binding protein; translation: MINNVTLVGRITRDPELRYTPQNQAVATFSLAVNRQFKNANGDREADFINCVIWRQQAENLANWAKKGALIGITGRIQTRNYENQQGQRIYVTEVVADSFQMLESRQDRGNVQTPQPAATQSTGKQTSPADPHDPFASSEPMTINDDDLPF